The proteins below come from a single Argentina anserina chromosome 1, drPotAnse1.1, whole genome shotgun sequence genomic window:
- the LOC126795032 gene encoding NAD(P)H-quinone oxidoreductase subunit O, chloroplastic codes for MAFSRSPPQNSFSSFSPFPQTLRRNPLHHLPIRAVKAAAEPEKEKLKQEKTPQESSSNAQPSSASKGTATLKPPKKPVYSMKKSQIVRVDKEKYLNSVNYLSVGHPPYYKGLDYIYEDRGEVLDLRIFETGEYALIAWVGVPTAPAWLPTDMLIKSEKLDYERL; via the exons ATGGCTTTCTCTCGATCTCCGCCTCAGAACTCATTTTCATCCTTCTCTCCTTTCCCACAGACCTTGAGAAGAAACCCTCTTCACCATTTGCCCATTAGAGCTGTAAAAGCTGCTGCAGAACCAGAAAAGGAGAAACTGAAACAGGAAAAAACTCCCCAAGAGTCTAGTTCCAATGCTCAACCTTCAAGTGCAAGCAAAGGCACAGCTACTCTTAAGCCTCCAAAGAAGCCCGTCTATTCCA TGAAGAAGAGTCAGATTGTGAGGGTGGACAAAGAAAAGTATCTCAATAGTGTTAAT TATCTATCAGTTGGACATCCACCTTATTACAAAGGGTTGGACTATATTTATGAAGACCGTGGTGAG GTACTGGATTTGCGCATATTTGAGACCGGAGAGTATGCACTG ATTGCATGGGTTGGGGTACCTACCGCACCAGCATGGCTTCCAACAGACATGCTCATCAAG TCGGAGAAACTCGATTATGAGAGACTGTGA
- the LOC126802695 gene encoding uncharacterized protein LOC126802695: MSIEMPKGLPFSVDTWSPCSKRKRHHFLTHAHKDHSVGISSHFSYPIYSTHLTKTLLLQHYPKLDESLFVGIEAGKSVVIDDPDGVFTVSAFDANHCPGAVMFLFEGEFGNVLHTGDCRLTPEYLQRLPEKYLGKKGKKRRCQLDYVFLDCTFGKYYHSFPSKYSAIQQVINCIWKHPDATEVYLACDLLGQEEILVDVSRTFGSKIYVDRVTNPEYFDALTVIAPEIISQDPSSRFQVLDAFPKLNERAKVKFAEAHINLKSEPLIIHPSAQWYACEVELLDNETQRKLRFNEAVKDQFGVWHVCYSMHSSREELEWALWLLEPKWVVSTTPSCRAMELNYVKKNCLTSRISPTDLLWKLLDISMEHSSVAAVSIEYIESSVSEEPSQSPAVSQFLLIKKISSPKKFFSFSPPRKRPPVTLFGRARFGFQESAVQITEKNILYLEDKALQDVDNIVGGKFSNKGEESNEQRCCSKILVKKADGSAYKIHCEKAEEIKAELDHAQLSSWDEHDPKYELDKKRPIELETHKIPISVGSPNCFNERFRKLYRSMNVAVPRPLPSLVELMNACKRAKRRVDFSPCN; encoded by the exons ATGTCGATCGAAATGCCCAAAGGTCTACCCTTTTCAGTTGACACGTGGAGTCCTTGTTCAAAGAGAAAGCGTCACCATTTCTTAACCCACGCTCACAAAGACCACTCGGTTGGGATCTCCTCTCACTTTTCTTACCCTATTTACTCTACTCATCTCACCAAAACCCTCCTTCTTCAACACTACCCCAAG CTTGATGAGTCTTTGTTTGTGGGCATTGAAGCTGGGAAGTCTGTAGTTATTGATGACCCTGATGGTGTCTTCACTGTttcggctttcgatgctaatCACTGTCCTG GGGCTGTGATGTTCTTGTTTGAAGGAGAGTTTGGTAATGTTCTCCACACTGGAGATTGCAGACTCACTCCTGAATACCTGCAACGTTTACCAGAGAAGTACCTTGGTAAGAAAGGGAAGAAGCGTAGATGTCAACTCGATTATGTTTTCCTAGATTGCACGTTTGGGAAATACTATCACAGTTTCCCTAGCAAGTATTCAGCAATCCAGCAG GTCATCAATTGTATATGGAAGCATCCTGATGCAACCGAGGTGTATTTGGCCTGTGATCTTCTCGGTCAGGAAGAGATACTGGTCGATGTGTCCCGTACATTTGgatcaaaaatatatgttgACAGAGTCACCAATCCTGAGTATTTTGATGCTCTGACAGTCATAGCTCCTGAAATTATCTCCCAAGATCCATCTTCCCGCTTCCAGGTGCTTGATGCATTTCCGAAACTTAATGAGAGAGCCAAAGTAAAGTTTGCAGAGGCTCACATTAATTTGAAGTCTGAGCCTCTCATAATTCATCCTTCAGCACAGTGGTATGCTTGTGAGGTAGAATTGCTAGATAACGAAACTCAAAGAAAATTGAGGTTCAATGAAGCAGTAAAGGATCAATTTGGCGTTTGGCATGTTTGTTACTCGATGCACTCGTCTAGGGAAGAATTAGAGTGGGCTCTGTGGCTTCTAGAACCTAAATGGGTTGTTTCCACCACACCCAGTTGCAGGGCTATGGAGCTGAATTATGTTAAGAAGAACTGTTTGACCTCTCGAATATCTCCAACTGATCTCCTCTGGAAACTTTTAGACATTAGCATGGAACATTCTTCTGTTGCAGCTGTATCAATTGAATATATTGAATCTTCAGTGTCTGAAGAGCCCAGTCAAAGTCCTGCAGTTTCTCAGTTTCtgctgataaaaaaaatttcttccCCGAAAAAGTTCTTCAGTTTCTCTCCTCCTAGGAAAAGACCGCCTGTCACCTTATTTGGTAGAGCTAGGTTTGGGTTTCAAGAATCAGCTGTTCAAATCACAGAGAAGAACATTTTATACCTTGAAGATAAAGCTTTGCAAGATGTGGACAATATAGTTGGAGGAAAGTTCTCCAACAAAGGGGAAGAAAGCAATGAGCAGAGATGCTGCAGCAAGATTTTGGTGAAAAAGGCGGATGGAAGTGCTTATAAAATACATTGCGAAAAGGCAGAGGAGATAAAGGCTGAATTGGATCATGCACAACTCAGTTCATGGGATGAACATGATCCGAAGTATGAGCTGGATAAGAAAAGACCAATTGAACTAGAAACTCACAAGATTCCCATTTCTGTTGGGTCACCAAATTGCTTCAATGAAAGATTCAGAAAATTATACAGGTCAATGAATGTGGCTGTGCCTCGGCCTCTTCCTTCTTTGGTCGAACTTATGAATGCTTGCAAGCGTGCTAAGAGGAGAGTTGATTTCTCACCTTGTAATTAA
- the LOC126782338 gene encoding GDP-mannose transporter GONST1, whose protein sequence is MKPFEKNEADLEDGKLVKDRDRTPRSNKVVKIQNQALLSGLAYCISSCSMILVNKFVLSSYNFNAGISLMLYQNLISVIIVSTLSLLGVISTEPLTWRLVKVWLPVNVIFVGMLITSMFSLKYINVAMVTVLKNVTNVITAVGEMYLFQKHHDSRVWAALFLMIISAISGGVTDLSFHAVGYAWQLANCFLTASYSLTLRRVMDTAKQVTKSGKLNEFSMVLLNNSLSLPLGILLIFVFNEVDYLFTTPLLRLPSFWLVMTLSGFLGLAISFTSMWFLHQTGATTYSLVGSLNKIPLSVAGIVLFKVPTSLENSASIFFGLVAGVFFARAKMRERSQS, encoded by the exons ATGAAGCCTTTTGAAAAGAATGAAGCTGATTTGGAAGATGGAAAGTTGGTTAAAGACAGAGATAGAACACCACGAAGTAATAAGGTGGTCAAAATACAAAACCAGGCCCTGTTGTCTGGTCTTGCATATTGCATATCTTCGTGCAGCATGATTCTAGTGAACAAATTCGTGCTTTCCAGCTATAACTTCAATGCTGGAATTTCATTGATGCTTTACCAG AACCTCATCTCAGTTATAATAGTGTctacattgagtttgttgggggtaatatCAACGGAACCACTAACATGGAGATTGGTTAAGGTCTGGTTGCCTGTGAATGTTATATTTGTTGGGATGCTCATTACAAGCATGTTTAG CTTGAAGTATATCAATGTAGCGATGGTCACAGTCCTGAAGAATGTTACTAATGTGATCACTGCTGTTGGCGAAATGTATCTTTTCCAGAAGCACCATGATAGCAGAGTATGGGCAGCCCTTTTTCTAATG ATAATCTCAGCAATTTCGGGAGGGGTGACTGATTTATCTTTTCATGCCGTCGGCTATGCATGGCAACTTGCTAACTGTTTCTTAACTGCATCTTATTCT CTAACTCTACGGAGGGTCATGGATACAGCAAAGCAGGTTACAAAATCTGGAAAACTCAATGAGTTTTCTATGGTCCTGCTAAATAACTCTCTTTCTTTGCCTCTGGGGATTCTgcttatttttgttttcaatgAGGTTGATTATCTCTTTACCAC GCCACTTCTGAGATTACCATCATTCTGGCTGGTAATGACACTAAGTGGGTTTTTGGGTCTGGCAATCAGCTTCACTTCTATGTGGTTTCTTCATCAAACAGGTGCTACAACATACAG CCTTGTAGGTTCACTGAATAAGATCCCTCTATCGGTTGCTGGTATTGTACTTTTCAAGGTCCCAACCAGTTTAGAGAACTCCGCTAGCATATTCTTTG GTCTTGTGGCGGGAGTGTTCTTCGCTAGAGCCAAAATGCGGGAGAGATCTCAATCCTGA